In Chryseobacterium gleum, a single genomic region encodes these proteins:
- a CDS encoding RagB/SusD family nutrient uptake outer membrane protein, producing the protein MKSKFLYSNKIILSFAVLSLIGCTNLDEKVIDEVLGSETADPEAALAAAYGQLGDGTFVDHGNVFALQEYSTDEALLPTRGSDWGDGGKWRAMHEFTWDAGNDVVKTTWNSLNFGITKSLTAISSIEKSNSTNRALFLAEAKGLLAYYTYTTIDLFGQAPYRDPGNINAPIQIRKAETTIDALITEVEGLIPNLADIKTQNTHAGRFTKQAAYAFLADMYLNRAVLKNKTAGTFNFLEQAVNGSGTDMDKVIEYSNLLINNPNFSLEPNYFHNFDINNDTSKEMIFSVVQKKNTDKTSDNDLAYMSMERIQKPSPDNRGTNASCVTPEFYYSWNGNHDDPRFQRSYQYADGTWFRNDGTDISVPSFSKVEGTGKPWFHFNRGLQVGQQYGPKILADGNFDMTADGRIKVYKLFTEKNTTLAADFTPDLNFDNPSESVFTQAQINRGVRNFKFEFDPGYGNNGTSGMDVPLYRLGTIYMMRAEAYLRSGNLSAALADVNKLRTSRTNDALKNNAPGVAITSLDLNTLFKESGYELYWEMYRRKAMIRFGKFDLPGTAKPASQPFRRIFPIPQATIDASKDFTQNPGY; encoded by the coding sequence ATGAAATCTAAATTTTTATATAGTAATAAAATTATATTATCCTTTGCTGTACTTTCTTTAATAGGATGTACCAATCTTGATGAAAAAGTAATTGATGAGGTTTTAGGTTCTGAAACAGCAGATCCTGAAGCAGCACTTGCTGCAGCTTATGGGCAGCTTGGAGACGGTACTTTTGTTGACCATGGAAATGTCTTCGCTTTACAGGAATATTCTACTGATGAAGCATTATTACCTACAAGAGGAAGTGACTGGGGAGATGGTGGAAAATGGAGAGCCATGCACGAGTTTACATGGGATGCAGGTAACGATGTTGTGAAAACAACCTGGAACTCGCTTAATTTCGGAATTACAAAGTCTCTGACGGCCATTTCGAGTATCGAAAAAAGTAACAGTACCAACAGAGCCTTATTTTTAGCAGAAGCAAAAGGTTTATTGGCCTATTATACTTATACAACAATAGATCTTTTCGGGCAGGCTCCGTACAGAGATCCGGGTAATATCAATGCTCCTATTCAGATCAGAAAAGCAGAAACTACTATTGATGCTTTGATTACTGAAGTAGAAGGTCTTATTCCGAATCTGGCCGATATTAAGACCCAGAATACCCACGCCGGAAGATTTACCAAGCAGGCTGCGTATGCATTCCTTGCGGATATGTACCTGAACAGGGCAGTTTTGAAGAATAAGACAGCAGGAACCTTCAACTTTTTGGAGCAGGCAGTCAATGGTTCCGGAACAGATATGGATAAGGTAATTGAATATTCCAATCTGCTGATCAATAATCCGAATTTCAGTCTGGAACCCAATTATTTCCACAATTTTGATATCAACAATGATACGAGTAAAGAAATGATCTTTTCAGTTGTTCAGAAAAAGAATACGGATAAAACTTCGGATAATGATCTGGCGTACATGTCCATGGAAAGAATCCAAAAGCCGTCACCGGATAATAGAGGAACGAATGCTTCCTGTGTCACCCCGGAATTCTATTATTCATGGAACGGAAATCACGATGATCCGCGTTTTCAGAGATCTTACCAGTATGCAGACGGTACCTGGTTCAGAAACGATGGAACAGATATAAGTGTACCTTCGTTCAGTAAAGTGGAGGGAACAGGAAAACCATGGTTTCATTTCAACAGAGGATTACAGGTAGGACAGCAATACGGGCCTAAAATCCTTGCAGACGGAAACTTTGATATGACAGCAGATGGAAGAATTAAAGTTTATAAATTATTTACTGAAAAAAATACAACCCTCGCTGCAGACTTTACGCCTGACCTGAATTTTGATAACCCTTCTGAATCTGTATTTACACAGGCCCAGATCAACAGAGGAGTAAGGAACTTTAAGTTTGAATTCGATCCGGGTTATGGAAACAACGGAACCAGCGGAATGGATGTGCCGTTGTACAGATTAGGAACCATTTATATGATGAGAGCAGAAGCTTATTTAAGAAGTGGCAACCTGTCAGCTGCTTTGGCAGATGTCAATAAACTGAGAACCAGCAGAACGAATGATGCTTTAAAGAACAATGCGCCGGGAGTTGCTATTACTTCTTTGGATCTGAATACGCTATTTAAAGAATCAGGATATGAGCTGTATTGGGAAATGTACAGAAGAAAGGCTATGATCAGATTTGGGAAATTTGATTTGCCTGGAA
- a CDS encoding SusC/RagA family TonB-linked outer membrane protein yields the protein MYHKINFFKFKKLIPIALIFLVVNHADAKGFTLNHPVFSQVNETISGTVKDQNGSAIEGAKITVVETGDSASTDASGNFTISASIGQTLSISYDGYGEQMIRISGTSISVQLEPKKQSTSIEEVTLVGYGSQKKSDLTGAVSQLKAENFKEGMNISVDNLMQGKIAGVRIVQSSGEPGAGVNVSIRGIGSIRSGSTPLFVVDGVPLSNDAVSATAPNIGLGNAQAKNPLNFLNTSDIESITVLKDASAAAIYGARGSNGVVLVTTKRGKKGEPLFTYDTYLGFSSVIKKLDLMTADEYRSAGINKLYDHGGNTDWQDEIFRNAVSSNHSVSFSKSTETGNYFASISHMDQDGIVLNSGFKRTTARLNAEESFFDNKRLKIKLNLTASDIKETGIPNGGNAGSDSQVIIHALMANPTRSVYDENGNYTNFNMNAHYNPLYLLSVYNDKTNTFRVLGNTEATLRILPGLNYKFNLGIDKTMSERNTTMYPNITDRTPKGMYVQANLDSYNVLLEHYLTYDLSLNKHNFSLLGGFSYQKFKTTGTYFGLKNIANQGAGISPDINPGYSGEAFVPAAGYAQENELQSYFGRVNYNYDKKYLLTASLRADGSTRFGQNNKYGYFPSVAVGWTVSNENFLKDSQIINELKLRGSWGQTGNQEVPNKITQASSSLSPSGGYYLYDNLNLINGVVINRTPNPDLKWEVVEQTNIGADFSLWRNKLYGSLEYYNKVTKDPILNIPSRPLSPTSTVWKNVDAKIVNKGFEFSLGSEIIKTENFTWNVDVNGATVNNVVKDLPVSAIYSGEVSGPGLSGVTANIYKNGYEAGSFYMLNYLGVDANGKYIYEDINGDGRIDQNDRKIFEGAIPNFTFGINSYMRYKKFDFAFSFIGQTGGYLVNNTALDLNINNLASDRNVLKSFYDSGASFTNQPQLSSLYLEKSDFIRLNNVRLGYTFDTSQLKFLRSINLYVSAQNLLTITSYSGYDPLVDTNKQVSGNQSLGIDYTTYPSAKTFILGATVKF from the coding sequence ATGTACCACAAAATTAATTTTTTTAAGTTTAAAAAACTAATCCCGATTGCGTTAATTTTTTTGGTGGTGAACCATGCTGATGCTAAAGGATTTACTTTAAACCATCCTGTATTTTCACAGGTAAACGAAACCATTTCCGGAACTGTAAAGGATCAGAATGGCTCTGCCATAGAAGGCGCAAAGATCACTGTTGTAGAAACCGGGGACAGTGCTTCTACTGACGCATCTGGAAATTTTACCATTTCGGCCAGTATTGGGCAGACTTTATCCATTTCTTACGATGGATACGGAGAACAAATGATCAGAATATCCGGAACTTCAATATCTGTACAATTAGAGCCTAAAAAACAATCTACTTCCATTGAAGAGGTGACTCTCGTAGGATATGGTTCTCAGAAAAAATCTGATTTAACAGGAGCAGTAAGCCAGTTGAAGGCAGAAAATTTTAAAGAGGGAATGAATATTTCCGTTGATAACCTGATGCAAGGGAAAATTGCAGGGGTACGTATCGTTCAGTCGAGTGGAGAACCGGGAGCTGGAGTGAATGTTTCCATCCGAGGTATAGGCTCCATCCGAAGCGGAAGTACTCCCTTATTTGTCGTAGATGGAGTTCCTTTGAGTAATGATGCCGTAAGTGCTACCGCACCGAATATCGGTTTGGGAAATGCCCAGGCTAAAAACCCGTTAAACTTTTTAAATACCAGTGATATTGAATCGATTACTGTATTGAAAGATGCTTCTGCGGCAGCTATTTATGGTGCCAGAGGATCCAACGGTGTTGTTTTGGTTACAACTAAAAGAGGAAAAAAAGGAGAACCTTTGTTTACATATGATACTTATTTAGGCTTTTCTTCAGTCATTAAAAAACTGGATCTGATGACGGCTGATGAATACAGATCGGCAGGGATCAACAAATTATATGATCATGGAGGAAATACAGACTGGCAGGATGAGATTTTCAGAAATGCCGTTTCATCCAATCACTCAGTATCATTTTCAAAATCTACGGAAACGGGGAACTATTTTGCTTCTATATCCCATATGGATCAGGACGGTATTGTGCTGAACAGCGGTTTCAAAAGAACGACAGCCCGTCTGAATGCTGAAGAGTCGTTTTTTGATAATAAGAGATTAAAAATCAAGCTCAACCTTACGGCAAGTGACATCAAAGAAACAGGAATTCCGAATGGTGGAAATGCAGGTTCTGACAGTCAGGTGATCATCCATGCTCTGATGGCAAATCCTACACGTTCCGTATATGATGAAAATGGGAATTATACGAACTTTAATATGAACGCTCATTACAATCCATTGTATCTTTTGAGTGTTTATAACGATAAAACCAATACTTTCAGAGTCCTTGGAAATACTGAGGCAACATTAAGAATCTTACCGGGGCTGAATTATAAGTTCAATTTAGGGATTGATAAAACAATGTCTGAGAGGAATACGACAATGTATCCGAATATCACGGACAGAACTCCAAAAGGAATGTATGTTCAGGCCAACCTTGATTCTTATAATGTATTGCTGGAACATTATTTAACCTATGACCTGAGTTTAAATAAACACAATTTCAGTTTATTAGGCGGTTTCTCTTATCAAAAATTCAAAACGACAGGCACCTATTTCGGGTTGAAAAATATTGCCAACCAGGGAGCAGGTATTTCACCTGACATCAATCCTGGATATTCCGGGGAAGCCTTTGTTCCTGCTGCGGGATATGCCCAGGAAAATGAGCTGCAGTCATATTTTGGAAGAGTAAATTACAACTATGATAAAAAATACTTATTAACAGCTTCATTAAGGGCTGACGGTTCTACCCGTTTCGGGCAGAACAACAAATACGGATATTTCCCATCTGTTGCAGTAGGCTGGACTGTTTCCAATGAAAATTTTCTGAAAGATTCTCAAATTATTAATGAATTAAAATTAAGAGGAAGCTGGGGACAAACCGGTAACCAGGAAGTTCCGAACAAGATCACCCAGGCGAGTTCTTCCCTGTCACCATCAGGAGGATATTATCTGTATGATAACCTCAACCTCATCAATGGGGTAGTGATCAACAGGACCCCTAATCCTGACCTGAAATGGGAAGTGGTGGAACAAACCAATATTGGTGCGGATTTCAGCTTGTGGAGAAACAAATTGTACGGATCATTGGAGTATTACAACAAAGTCACTAAAGATCCTATCCTGAATATCCCATCCAGACCGCTAAGCCCCACAAGTACGGTTTGGAAAAACGTTGATGCAAAAATTGTCAATAAAGGATTTGAGTTCTCTTTAGGTTCGGAAATTATCAAAACTGAAAACTTCACATGGAATGTTGATGTTAATGGAGCTACAGTCAATAATGTAGTGAAAGATCTTCCGGTGTCTGCCATTTACTCGGGAGAAGTTTCGGGACCAGGGCTGTCAGGGGTTACCGCCAATATCTATAAGAACGGCTACGAAGCAGGATCTTTTTATATGCTGAATTATCTGGGAGTGGATGCGAACGGAAAATACATCTATGAAGACATAAATGGTGACGGAAGAATTGATCAGAATGACAGAAAAATCTTTGAAGGGGCCATCCCGAATTTTACATTCGGAATCAATTCTTATATGAGATACAAGAAATTTGATTTTGCATTTTCTTTCATCGGACAAACCGGCGGCTACCTTGTAAATAATACCGCATTGGATTTAAATATCAACAATTTAGCCTCAGACAGAAACGTCCTGAAAAGCTTCTATGATTCCGGAGCAAGCTTTACCAACCAGCCTCAGTTGTCATCTCTTTATCTTGAAAAGTCAGATTTTATAAGGTTGAATAATGTAAGATTAGGATATACTTTCGATACCAGCCAGCTGAAATTTCTGAGAAGCATCAATCTGTATGTCAGCGCACAAAACCTATTGACCATTACAAGTTATTCAGGGTATGACCCGCTGGTGGATACCAACAAGCAGGTAAGCGGAAACCAGTCGCTGGGAATTGATTATACCACTTATCCTTCTGCTAAGACTTTCATTCTGGGAGCTACTGTTAAATTTTAA